From the genome of Pseudarthrobacter sp. NIBRBAC000502772:
AAAGCATCAGTAGTAGGTACTCGACTTTTCAACTCATTGGCACTGCGTGGCAGATGAGCTATCCGTCTCTTCCAATGCATATCGATATGGGTATACAATCGCCGTATGGCACGGGCAGCAACAACGGCAGATACGTTCAACGCGGTGGCTGAGCCCCGCCGTCGGGAAATCCTGGACGCCCTCACTCAAGGCGAGCGCCCGGTCAACGAGCTGGTGACCCTTTTGGGCCTGGCGCAGCCGCACGTGTCACGGCACTTGCGGGTGCTGCGCGAGGTGGGCGCCGTCGTCGTGCGTGACGAAGGCCGGCAGCGGCTCTACCGGCTCAATCCGCAAGCCCTCAAGCCCATCCACGACTGGGTGGCCAGCTACCAGCACCTCTGGGAGGAGCGCTTCGATCTTCTCGAGGACGTGCTGGAGGATCTCAAAGAAGAGCACTGAAAGGAGCAGGACAATGGCACAGGCAAGCAGCAGCACCATGGATGTGACGTTCCCCAGCGACACGGAAATCCTGATCACGCGGACCCTCAACGCGCCCCCGCACCTCGTTTACCGGGCATGGACCACGCCGGAACTCGTCAAGAAATGGTGGCCGGGCCGGCGCGGTGAGATGACCGTGGCGGTGATGGACTTCCGCGTTGGCGGCGCGTGGCGTTACGTCATGGTGGCGCACGGCGAATTCGAGGTGGCCTTCCACGGCATATACCGCGAGATTGTGCCCAACGAGCGGATCGTCCACACGGAGGTCATGGAGATGCCGGGCACCGCGCCGGACAGCGAGGAAGGCGCCGTGCTCAATACGGTCACCTTTGACGGGGCCGACGGCGGCGCCACCACCGTGCGGATCCGCACCGATGCGGGGAGCAAGGAAGTCCGGGACCTGATTGCGCAGTCCGGCATGGAAGGCGGCGTGCGCGAGCAGTTCGAGATCATCGAGGAGCTGGCGGCATCCCTCACCTGAGCTGCGTACCCACCCGGCCCAACTCGCATTAAACGTCGTCATTCGGGATTTTCACGACGCTAAGTGCCAGCTACTTTGGGGGCGGTTGTTACACTCCAACGTGTGATTTCCCTCCAGCAGGCGCCCTGTCTCGAAATGCACGCGTGAGCGCCCCGGCACAGGTGGTCAACGCCCGGGCGTCCACCGTCCCCCTGTACGCGGCCGGCTTCGTCACCGCGTTCGGCGCCCACAGCATCGCCGCCGGCATGGGCGCGCAGAGCGAGAACATCGGCCTGACGCTGCTCAACCTGGGCATCCTGCTGGCCCTCTATGACGTTTCCGAAGTCTTCCTCAAGCCGGTCTTCGGCGCCCTGAGCGACCGGATCGGAACCAAGCCCGTCATCGTCGGCGGCCTCCTGGCCTTCGCGGTGCTGTCGCTGATCGGCCTCTGGGCGGCGGATCCGCTGATGCTTGGACTCGCGCGGCTGGGGCAGGGCGCGGCGGCTTCGGCGTTCTCGCCGGCGTCGTCCGCGATGGTTGCGCGTTTGGCGGGCGGCAAGAAGGCCGGGACCTACTTCGGCCGGTACGGTTCGTGGAAGAGCCTGGGGTACGTCATCGGTCCGCTGCTGGGGGCGGGCCTGATCCTGGCGGGCGGGTTTGCCCTGCTGTTCGGGGCCCTCTCGGTGCTGGCGGCGGCCACCGCCGTGTGGGTGCTGGTGTCCGTTCCGCACCTGGCCCCGCTCCCCCGGCAGCGTTACACCGTGCTCGATCTCGCCCGCCAGGTCACCGAGCGGCGCTTCCTGGTTCCCACGCTGGTGCTGGCGGCCTCCACCGGGGCGCTCGGCGCGGCGATCGGATTCATTCCCGCCCTGGCCACCCGGCACGGCCTTGGCCCGGTTGCCGGCACAGCCGCGGTCAGCGTCCTGGCAATCACGTCGGTGCTGACCCAGCCCTGGATCGGCAGGCTGCGGGACGCGCACCGCATCAGCGATAACAAGGGTACGACGGCGGGACTCCTCCTCACCGCCGCGGGCGTCGCACTCATCGCCGTCACCCCGGGTCCGGTCACGCTGTTCATTGCGGCGGCGGCCATTGGCGCGGGCGTCGGCCTGGCCACGCCGCTGGGCTTCGCGCATCTCGCCGACACCACGCCGCCGGAGCGGATGGGCCGGACCATGGGTTCGGCGGAACTCGGCCGGGAACTCGGCGACGCCGGCGGGCCGCTGCTGGTGGGCGGCATCGCCACCCTCACAGCCCTGCCGTTTGGCCTCGGAGCCCTGGCGCTGCTGGTCGCTGCGGCCAGCCTGCCGCGCCTGCCGGAAGCGCACCTCACACGCGTTAGGTAGACTGCAGGAAATACCGTACGCGGGAGGAAACCCAGTATGAACCGCAAAGCCACAGCGCTCGACGTCGCCAAGCTCGCCGGAGTTTCCCGCAGCGCGGTGTCGCTGGTCCTGAACGGCCGCGGCGACGGGAATGTGGCCAAGGAGAGCCAGGTCCGGATCCGTGAAGCGGCGGCCACGCTGAACTACACGCCCAACGCCATTGCCGTGAGCCTGCGGAACCGCCGGTCGCGGATCATCGGGATCGTCTCGGACCAGGTGGTCACCAGCCCGTTCGACGGCAACATCATCGCCGGCGCGGACGCCGTGGCCAGGTCCCAGGGTTTTGTCACCGTGGTGATGGATACGGAACTGGACGAGACCCGTGACGAGAGTGCCGTGGCCACCCTGCTGGACCGCCAGGTGGACGGGCTGATGTATGTCACCGTGGGCCTGCGCCCCCTGCACGTCCCGCTCAACATGCTGCGCGTGCCGTCGGTGCTGGCCAACTGCTTCGATGACCGTCCCGAGGCAGGCGTTCCGGCCGTCATTCCGGATGAGGTCCGCGGCGGCCGGGAGGCGGCAACGCACCTGCTGGAGCTTGGCCACCGGGACATCGCGTTCCTCGCCGGTGACGGCGTCACACCCGCCGCGCCGCGCCGGATCCAGGGCCATCGGGATGCCTTTGAGGCCGCCGGGTTGCCGGTGCGGCCGGGCCGGATCCTCGAAGCTGGCTGGGACATCGATGCCGGGTTCCATGGCGCCATGAAGCTCCTGGACGGCGTGGCTGCGCCGGACCGGCCCACCGCGATCGTGTGCGCGAACGACCGCCTGGCCATCGGCGTGGTGCTCGCGGCCAACCGGCTGGGCCTGGCTGTGCCTCAGGATGTCTCCGTCATGGGGTACGACGACGAATTCCGCATCGCCTCCACCATGGTCCCCGCGCTCACCACCATGGCCCTCCCTCTGCGGGAGATGGGCGCCGCCGCCATGACCGGGCTCCTCCGGGAACTGTCGAAGGAGCCGGAGGATAACGAGGATTACGACGACGGCGGCGCCCCCGCCGAGCACGGCCGTCCCGGCCAGACGCTGGTCCCGTGCCGGCTCGTGGTGCGCGAGTCAACCGGCCCGGTCCCCGCCGGCCAGAACCCTCCAAGGCGTACGCGCTAGCCCTCCCGGTCGATCTGCAGGTAGCTGAGTCCGCTGACGTCGAGCCAAAATTTGGTGGGAGTCTCGACAAGACGCAGGAGCACACCCCCACAGGAACTGCAGCGTACAACGATTCCCGGGGCGTCGGAATACACTGCGGCTTCCCCGAAGACCCTGACGGCGCCACAGTTCTTGCATCGACCGATCGCTGCGATGATGTCAATGCGGAACAGTTCCCACAGCGGTCCTGCCGCCGCGTTCCCGTCAAGATGAGGTATGGGATTGTCCGTGGTTCCGGCGATGTCCCGGTCCTCGAAACGCGGATCCTCAGCGCCAGGCGAAGCGGAGCCGTTGTTGGCAGTCACCGGATTCCTCCCGTTCCGCCGAAGCGTTCGGTTTTGATCGAGGCGGCCGGATAGCCCGCCTGCACCAGCCACTCTGTGATTGTTTCGACAAACATCGTCTGACCACAGATGAAGATGTCCGGAGAATCGTGCACCGGCAGGATGTTTGCCAGCAGCGTTTCGGCGGAGAGTCGCTTCGGGGCGCTGGGCCAGCCCTCCGGCACTTTGCGTGTGTAGACATAGTCGACCACGAGCCTGCGGGATTCCCGGCTCAAGGTGAGCAGCTCCTCCCGATAGAACCCCGACTCCGGCGACTTAAGCGAATACAGCAGCCGGAACTGAGAAGGATTCTCGGACGCCTCGTGGGCGCGGATCATTGCCATCAGCGGGACGATGCCGGATCCTCCGGCGATCAGCTGAACCGGGTTCGGGTTAGTCGGACGCCAGACGAACCAGCCGCCGACGGGACCCCGGATCTCCAACCGGTCTCCGACCATCAGGTCTCTGACCAGATAGGGGGAGACCTCTCCGTTGGCCAGTTCATCGACCGTGATCTCCAATATTTCGTCCATGCCGGCTGTGGCCACGGAGTAGGACCGTACTGCCGTGTAGCCGTCGTCGGCCGTGAGTCGAATATCGATGTGCTGGCCGGCAAGGTTGCCGTTCAGGCCGTCCACGCGCAGCCCGATGGTCCTGGACGAATCCGTTTCGGGATCGGCGCTGACGACGTCGGCGACCCGCCACAGGCTACTCATTGGGCGTGCCTCATGAGTAACGCTCCTCGCGCCAGGGGTCGCCGTAGATGTGGTAGCCGTTGGATTCCCAGAAACCCGGAACATCGTGCGGCGTCAGCTCGATGCCATTGACCCATTTCGCGCTCTTCCAGAAGTACAGATGGGGTACCAGCAGGCGGGCCGGTCCGCCGTGGGCGCGTTCCAGCGGCTCACCGTCGAATTCCCAGGCCACCCACGCCTGGCCGTCCAGCAGGTCCTGCAGCGGCACGTTGGTCGTATAGCCGCCGTAGGAGTGGGCGGTGGTGAACTCGGACGTTGTTTCCACGTCCTCGAACAGGGCGTCCAGGGACACCCCGCGCCACGAGGTGCCCAGCTTGGACCAGCTGGTCACACAGTGAATGTCGGTCCGGATATCCACCTGAGGCAGAGCCATGAACTCGTCCCAGGACCAGGCGCGACGCTGCCCCGTCTCGGTTGTAATGAAGAATTCCCAGTCCGCCCGAGCGATGTACGGTGCAGGACCCGCCGTCAGTACGGGAAAGCTTTCCGTCTCGTATTGACCCTGTGGTAACGCTGGATTTCCGGTGCGCCGTTTTCCATGAAAACCAGACGAGATGATTCCCAACTTGTACCTCCGATGCGGAGCCCCGCCGGTCGAATGTAATCCGTGCCCCAACGATAGGCCAACAGCTGCACAGAGACCAGACCTACCGGGGCTGCGCCAGCTGCCAGACGTCCGCGGCCGCGCCCTCGGGAAGCCGCAGCACCCACCGCTCGCCGGGCGCCGGATAGGCGCGCAGCGTGGTGGCCACCGAACCGCTCCGGTACACCTCCACCAGCGACGCGTCCACAAACACCCGCAGCTCCTCCCCCGCCGCCAGAGTCCCGCTGAACACCACTTGCTCAGCCTCGGTTGAGCCATCGGCCACCAGGGAAAGCTCGACGACGGCGTCCGCGGCCAGCGCCGCCGGCCCACCGGAGCGGGCGGTCACCACAGCCTCGGCATACGCCGGCAGCTCAACGCTCCCGGCAGCCTGTGCAGCCAGCTGCGCGCCACGGTAGGCATCCACCTCCGGCGCCGGTGCCACGGCCAGGGCACCGTCCACCACGGACAGCAGGCGCGGGTGGGTGAGCACTCCGGCCCAGCCTGCGGCGTCGATCTGTTCCTGGCTGCGGCCCCGGCGGCCGTCCCGGCCCGGACCTTCATTGGCCCAGCCCCACAGCAGGGCCTTGGGCTCCGCGAGGGCAGCAAGAGCAGAAGAAGAAACAGGAGCAGCAGGAGCACCGGCGCCGGCACCACCGGCACCCGCACCGTCCTGCAGCTGCACGATCTGCGGCGCGTAGAAGTCGCGGCCCAGGTCGGACTTTCCGCCGGTCTCCGGGGAGAACACCGGCAGCCCGGTGGCGGGGTCCTCGGCCAGGGAGCCGATAAGGTGGCCTACCCCGTTGGCATGCTCGTGGCCATCGCCGGAAAGCCACAGCGAAAACATCATGACCCACGCGTCGCCGGACGAAGCGTCGCCGCCGGACCCGGGCCCGGATTCAGCGGAGGAAACGGACGGCACCCGCACCAGCTGCGGGCACTCCCAGATCTCGGCCGGCGTCCGGGCAGCAGCGACCGGGTTCTCGGACGTGAGCCAGATGCCCTGGTACTTCCAGTCAGCCAGGTCCTCCACCGTGTAGAGCAGGAGCGCCGCGTGGCCGGAGGCCAGACCCGCGCCCTGCATGGCGTAGCGCTTGCCGTTGAAGCGGAAGATAAAGGGGTCGCGGACCGCGGTGACCATGGGGTCGGCCGGCATGGATGCCGCGACGTGGCCATCCTGGGTCCAGGAAACGAGGTCCGCCGAACCGCGGGAGATGACCACCTGGGAGTGGCCGCCGTCGCCGCGGACGCCGGAGTACGCGGCGGTGGGGACGCCGCCGTCGTCCGTCACCACACCGGTCCAGCAGCCGTACTCGTCCGGCCCGCCGTCCTGCGGACGCAGCGCCACAGGGTGTTCCTCCCAGCGGACGAGGTCCGCGGAGCTGAGGTGGCCCCACGCGATCTTGTGGTGCCGGGCAGACGCGGGGTTGTACTGGAAGAAGACGTGGTACCGGCCGTTGAGGTGGCTGACGCCGTTGGGGTCGTTGATCCAGCCCTGGGCAGGACGGGGGTGGAAGTGCGGGAACGCGGGGTCGGGGTGCGCGGCGGCCAGGCTCGCGAAGTCGGCGGCGGCGAGGTCCGGGGATGACATGGAAATAAGCCTTTCAGAGGTGTGGGCTATTTGCCGCTGCCGGCGGTGAGGCCGTCCTGCAGCACGCGCTGGCCGAAGATGAAGACCACCAGGGCAGGGATCATGGACAGGACCACGCCGGCCAGCACCACGGAGATGCTGCCGGTGCCCAGGTTGCCCTGCAGGGAGACGAGGCCCAGCGGCAGGGTGAAGTTCTGTTCCGAGATGGTCATGATGAGCGGCCGGAAAAACTCGTTCCAGTGGAAATTGAAGGCGAGGATGCCCACGATCGCCATCCCCGGAATGGCCAGCGGGGCGTAGACCGAGCGGAAGGTCCGCCAGGGTGAGGCGCCGTCGATCGACGCCGCTTCCGCGAGGTCGGTGGGCAGCCCCATGAAGTACTGCCGCATCAGGAAGGTGCCGAACGCCGTCGGGATGGCCGGCAGGATCAGCGCCAGCAGCGTGTCCGAAAGCCCCATACCGCGGATCAGCATAAACACGGGCACGATGGTCACCTGCAACGGCACCATCATGGTGGCCAGCACGATGGAGAACAGGGCGCCGCGGCCGCGGAACTTCAGGTTGGCGAAGGCGTAGCCGGCCATCGCGGCGGTGACCATCTGTCCGACGGCGATGAGCCCGGTGACCAGGGCGCTGTTCAGCACCAGGAGGACGATGTCCACCTGCCGGAAGACCTGCGCGTAGGACGTGAAGTCCGGGTTCCAGGGGAAGAACGACGGCGGCAGCTTGAACGATTCCGACGGCGACCGCAGCGAGGTGGACAGGGTCCACATCACCGGGCCCAGGGTCAGGACGGCCGCGATCATCAGCAGGACAATGCGGAGGACCAGGTTCCAGTTCGGCTTCCGCCGGGACCGGGCAGGCACGGCAGGGGTGCGGGTGGAGACACGCTCTGTAGTGGTAGTCATGGCTGGCCTTACTGGTAGAAGACGAATCGTTTGCTGAGCCGGAACTGCGCGGCGGTGATGGCCATGATGATCAGGGTCAGGATCACGCCGATGGCCGATGCCTCGCCGAATTCCAGGCGCTGGAACGCGGATTCGAAGATCACCATCACGGCGGTGCGGGTGGAGTCCCCGGGCCCGCCGCGGGTCAGGACGTACGTCTGGTCGAACACCTGGAGGGCGCTGATGATGGCCATCACGGACGCCAGCAGGGTGGTAGGGCTGAGCAGCGGCAGGGTGACGTAGACGTGTTTGCGCCAGCCGGTGGCGCCGTCCAGCGCGGCGGCCTCGTAGGTTTCCACGGGGATCGACGCCAGCCCGCCGATGAACAGCAGGAAGGAGAACCCGAAGTTCTGCCACACATAAACCAGGATGACGACGGCGGCGGACCCGCCGGGGGTGGTCAGCCACGGCACCGCGGGGATGCCAGCGAGGGAGAGGAACCAGTTGACCACGCCGAACTGCTCGTTGAAGAGGTACCGCATAAAGATGGACACCGAGGCGGCGGAGAGGATCAGCGGGAAGAAGAACGCTGAGCGGAAGAAGGTCCGCAGCCAGGCCGGCATCTTCTCCTGCACCATCACGGCGAGCGCCAGGGCCAGGCCGAGCTGGAGGGCCACCGCCACAATCACAAACGCAATGGTGTTCAGGAAGGACACCCGGACCGTGGGGTCCTGGACCACTTCGGCGAAGTTGTCGAAGCCCACGAATGTCGGGGCGGAGATGATGTCCCAGCGGAAGAACGCCAGGACCACACTCGCCGCGATGGGCACCAGGGTGAACAGGCCCATGCCCAGGATGGTGGGGGCCAGGAAGATCCAGGCAAGCCAGCGCTGGCTGTGCCGGCCGTACGCGGTCTGGGAAGTGGCGGGTGTTCCGGGCTTGGCGGCCTTGGCGGGCTGCTTCGGCCGCTCCCGGCGAGGGATGGTGGTGCTCATGACTGCCTCCTCAGGGCCAGTTCAAGATCGCGCTGCATGGACTCGAGGGCCTGCTTGAGCTGGCGCTCGTCGCCGCTGACGGCCAGCGAGACGTTTTTCATCAGGGCCGTTTCGACGGCGGCCTGCTGGGGCGGTGCCGGGATGGGGCCGGTGGTGGGGTACTTGTCCAGCGTGTCGTAGAAGACCTTCCAGTGCGCCGGGCCCTTCCCCGAATACAGCGCCTCGTTGACCATGGAGCGGCGGGCGGGGGTGGTGACCGGGTTGGGGAAGATCAGCTCCATAGCTTCGCGGCTGGCACTGAACTTGATCCATTCCCAGGCGGCGTCCTTGTCCTTGGCGGTTTTCATAATGGCGTAGCCGGCCGTGCCGAACTGGTGCCGCTGGCTCCGCCACTTGGGGAAGAACGCGACGTCGTAGTCGTTCTCCTTCATGCCGGCCTCGTGCAGGCCCTGGACCCAGTAGCCGCCGGCCGGGGTGGTGCCGATCCGGTTGGAGGCGAAGAGCCCCACCAGGGAGCTGCCGCCGCCTTCTTCGGGCCGGACGCCGAGGCCGTCCTTGACCAGGCCGCGGAGGTAGTCGAAGGTCTCGAAGACGCGGGGGTCGTCGGCGTTGGGTTCCAGCCACTGGTAGCCGCCGGAGCGCAGGTTGCGGGAGGGGTCGTTGGCGTAGAAGGAGTCCCAGAGCCAGTCCCCGCCGGTGGAGCGGGTCTCCTTCAGGAAGCTGGTGTCGTTGGCGTAGAGCCAGGGCACCACGCCGCCGAAGAGCCGGTTGGTCCAGTAGTAGGGCGTGAAGTCGGTGGGCCGGGCCTTGCGCATGGCGGCGAGGCTGTTGCGGAAGTCCACGTGGGTCCAGTCGTCCGCCGGGCGTTCAAGCCCTGCCTGCGCGAAGGCGGTGGTGTTGTAGTACATGTTGGCGGCGTTCCAGTCCATGGGGAGCTGGAAGAGGCTGCCCTTGTACATAAAGGCCTCCACCAGGCTGGGGTGGACGTCGGCGAAGAACTCGGCCATGTCCGCGGCGTCGCGGCGCAGGTATTCGTCCAGCGGGTGGGCCAGCTTGTCCGCGAACAGCTGCGCGCCCTCGGTGGCGACGTAGACGACGTCGGGCGGGGTGCCGGCGGCCACCATGGTGAGGATCTTGGTGAAGAAGTCTTTCCAGTCCACGGCCTGGATGGCCTGGACCTTGACCCGGATGTCCGGGTGGAGTCGGGTGAACGCGTCGATGGCGCGCTGGCGCGCTGCGGCATCGGCGGCTGTACCCATGATGGCAATGCTGAGGCTGTTGTCGCCCCGCCCGGGAATATCGGATCCGGAGAGCCGGGGCCACGATGCCACCGTTGCTCCCACAATTCCTGCTCCCAGGGCACCCAGGGCGGTCCGGCGTGTGATTTCACGCAGACGGCCAGTCGTGGCACCGGTCATATCAACTTCCTTCCTAACACGTGTGAGGTAGCTTATGGCGCCGACCTAACACGTGTCAACTGTCACATCCAAGCTGGCAAGGGCCGCCCAATTAGGTAGCAGCAGGTGTCGTTATGGGCCTCCATAACGACACCTGCTGCTACCCAGTTGGGTGAGAGGACCTCCCAGCTTTCTGTGACACCCTTAACCGATGACCATTCCACGCCAGGCACCACCGCGGACCCCGGCACGCCCCTCCCCGGGCTCCGGCTTTATGTTCGCGTTCGCCTGGCTCGCCTGCGTTGTCGGCCTGATCGCCACGTACTACTACTTCGTCCAGACCACAACGGGCCAGTTCATCGATGAATCCGCGCTGGTTGAAGCCATGGACATCCACGGGCCGGCGGGCAAGGCAGCCACCGAATTCCTGGACTGGCTGCCCACCATCTCGCTGGTGGTGGCCGCCGTCGTGGTTCTGTTTGTCACGGTGATCCGACGGCGGTGGTCGGCTGCCGGGATCGCAGTCACCGCGTGCATCGGCGCGAATATCGCCACGCAGGTCCTGAAGGAAGTGCTGCCCGCCCGCCCGGACAAGGGTGTGGTGACGCTGGAGCTGAACTCGCTGCCGTCCGGTCACACCACTCTGGCCGCGTCGGCTGCGGCGGCGGTGTTCCTGATGGCCTCGCCGCGGTGGCGTCCGCTGGCCGGTTTTGTGGGCGGCACTTTCGCCATCGCATCCGGGGTTTCCACCCTGATCAACCAGTGGCACCGCCCGGCCGACGTCGTCGCAGCTTTCCTCCTGGTGGGCGCGTTTATGATCCCCGCCGGCTGGCTGATCGTCCGGAACGGCGCGGCGTGGAACGTGTGGGACGGCTTCGACAAGCACGTGGGCTCGGCAAAGATCTGGCTCACGCTGCCGGTGGTGATCGGGCTGGCTTCCGCGGGGGTGGCCGTGTATTCGCTGGCCAAGATCGCCGCGGGGCCGCTCCAGGATGACAGCACCACCAACTACTTCTGGGCCGGGATCTCGCTCATCGTGATCGCCGGGTACCTGGCCACCGTGGCCACCACGTCACTGTTCGCATATGCCGCACGACGGCGGGACGCACCAACGCGCTGAGCCAACCGCCGCCGTCGGACGCCGGCGCCGCGGTCGCCTTAGGTGATCTTGCGCCGGTAGGCGGCCATGGCGAACACGTAGGCGAGTGCGAGGATGCCGACGCACCAGGCCAGTGCGATCCAGATGTCGTTCCCAACCGGCTGCTGCGCGAACAGCGCGCGGATAGAGTTCACGATCGAGGTCACCGGCTGGTTCTCGGCGAACCAGGCCACCGGGCCCGGCATTGTCGCCGTCGGAACGAACGCCGAGCTGATGAACGGCAGGAAGATCAGCGGGTAGCTGAACGCGCTGGCGCCGTCGACGGTCTTCGCGGAGAGCCCCGCGATCACGGCCAGCCAGGTCAGGGCGAGCGTGAACAGGACCAGGATGCCGGCGACTGCAAGCCAGGCGCCCACGGATGCTCCGGTGCGGAACCCCATGAGGAGGGCCACACCGACGACCACCGCGACCGAGACGAGGTTGGCCACCAGCGAGGTGAGCACGTGCGCCCAGAGCACGCTCGACCGCGCGATCGGCATGGACTGGAAGCGCTCGAAGATGCCGCCCTGCATGTCGAGGAACAGGCGGTAGGCGGTGTAGGCGATGCCGGAGGCAATCGTGATCAGCAGGATGCCGGGGAGCATGTAGTTGACGTACGACTCGTCGGATCCGGTATTGATCGCGCCGCCAAGCACATACACGAACAGCAGCATCAGCGCGATCGGCGTGACCGCGGTGGTGATGATCGTGTCCGGGCTGCGCAGGATGTGGCGCAGCGAGCGGCCGGTGAGGACACCGGTATCGCTGAGGACGTGGGTGCTCATCGGGATGCCTCCTTCTCTTCCTGCTCTTCAGCCGTCTCACCGACGAGCGCCAGGAAGACGTCTTCGAGTGAGGGCTGCTTCTCGACGTACTCGATCTCGGCCGGCGGCAACAGCCGCTTGAGCTCGTCGAGCGTGCCGTTCTGGATGATCGTGCCCTTGTGCAGGATCGCGATGCGGTCGGCGAGGTGCTCGGCCTCGTCGAGGTATTGGGTGGTGAGCAGCACTGTCGTGCCGTTCTGGGCGAGATCCTTCACGGTCTGCCACACGTCGATGCGCGCCTGCGGGTCGAGCCCGGTAGTCGGCTCGTCGAGGAAGATCACCTTCGGCTCGCCGATCAGGCTCATCGCGATGTCGAGCCGGCGGCGCATGCCGCCCGAGTATTCGGCTGCCTTGCGGCCGCCGGCCTCGGTGAGCGAGAAGCGCCCGAGCAACTCGTCCGCGATCGCCCCCGGGTTCTTCAGGTGCCGGAGCTTCGCGACCAGCACGAGGTTCTCCCGGCCCGTGAGCACTTCGTCAACGGCGGCGAACTGCCCTGTCAGGCTGATCGCCTCGCGCACATCGCCGGGGTTAGCGGCGACGTCGAAGCCGTGCACCGTCGCGGTTCCCGCGTCGGCCTTCAGCAGCGTCGAGAGGATACGCACGAGCGTGGTCTTCCCGGCCCCGTTGGAGCCGAGGAGGGCGAAGATACTGCCCGCCGCCACCTCGAAGTCCACACCGCGCAGCACGTGCAGGTCCTTGAAGGACTTCTCCATGCCCTGCACCCGGATTGCTGTCGCGGTCATGACTCCATCCCCTTCGCCTTGTCGACCGCCTCGTTGAGGCGGGCCCGCTCCTTGTCGATCCACCGCTTTCCGCCGTATGCCTGGGCGAAGCTCTCCGCGAATTCGATGGGATCTTCGCCCACGATCTCGCCCACGGGCGTGCCGTCGATGGCCGCGCGTTCCCACAGGTCCGCGAGGTCCGAGAGCATCTGCACCATGGTGTCCCCCTCGGTGACCCCGCCGTAGTACATGAAGTACCGGTTGAAGGCCTTCGCCACGGTGAGATAGGGCTCAGGCAGGGCATCCAGCCGCGCCTTGGCCTGCTTGTACTGCTTCTTCTGCTCGAGCGAGCCGGTCACCAGCTCGATCCATTTCGCTGCCATATCACTTTCCTCCCTTGCGGAGCTCTTCAAGCCGTTCGGACAGGAAGCTCCATGTGTTCCAGAATTCGTCCAGTTCCTTCTTGCCCTGGGCGTTGAGCGTGTACACCTTGCGGGGCGGGCCCTTCTCGGACGGCCGCTTCTCGACGTCCACCAGGCCCTTCTGCTCGATCCTGACGAGCAGCGCGTACACGGTGCCCTCAGCGATGTCGGGGAACCCCTGCGCCCGGAGCAGCGTGGTGATTTCGTACCCGTACGCCGGGTTCCCGGTCAGGAGGGCAAGAACGATGCCCTCCAGTGTTCCTTTGAGCATCTCCGTCATCTGCTTGCCCATCGGACACCTCCTCCACTACTCAGTAGTACTAGCTACTAGTACATAGTAACGCTAAGTAGTGGAAGCGCAAGCCCCCAAAAAACCAGCGCAGGCAGGCGTTAAGGATGCGTTAAGATCCCGGGTTTTCCGGCAAAGGGCCCTTGGCCCGGTGCTACGCTCCGTTGGTTGTTCACCCCGATCCCGCCTGCGCGGGGTACAGAAAGTAACCCGTTGACTGCACCCACCCGCTTCTCCATTCCCGCCAGCGTTCCCAACCCGGAACGCGACGGCGGACCCGGAAACCGGCTGACCCGGTGGCTGCTCGAACACACCGTCCACCAGCCGGTGGGCCCGGAAACTGCTGAGGACCACGCCCCCACCCAGAGCTGGTGGAAGGTCATGTGCCTCACCGGGG
Proteins encoded in this window:
- a CDS encoding carbohydrate ABC transporter permease, which gives rise to MTTTTERVSTRTPAVPARSRRKPNWNLVLRIVLLMIAAVLTLGPVMWTLSTSLRSPSESFKLPPSFFPWNPDFTSYAQVFRQVDIVLLVLNSALVTGLIAVGQMVTAAMAGYAFANLKFRGRGALFSIVLATMMVPLQVTIVPVFMLIRGMGLSDTLLALILPAIPTAFGTFLMRQYFMGLPTDLAEAASIDGASPWRTFRSVYAPLAIPGMAIVGILAFNFHWNEFFRPLIMTISEQNFTLPLGLVSLQGNLGTGSISVVLAGVVLSMIPALVVFIFGQRVLQDGLTAGSGK
- a CDS encoding extracellular solute-binding protein, whose amino-acid sequence is MTGATTGRLREITRRTALGALGAGIVGATVASWPRLSGSDIPGRGDNSLSIAIMGTAADAAARQRAIDAFTRLHPDIRVKVQAIQAVDWKDFFTKILTMVAAGTPPDVVYVATEGAQLFADKLAHPLDEYLRRDAADMAEFFADVHPSLVEAFMYKGSLFQLPMDWNAANMYYNTTAFAQAGLERPADDWTHVDFRNSLAAMRKARPTDFTPYYWTNRLFGGVVPWLYANDTSFLKETRSTGGDWLWDSFYANDPSRNLRSGGYQWLEPNADDPRVFETFDYLRGLVKDGLGVRPEEGGGSSLVGLFASNRIGTTPAGGYWVQGLHEAGMKENDYDVAFFPKWRSQRHQFGTAGYAIMKTAKDKDAAWEWIKFSASREAMELIFPNPVTTPARRSMVNEALYSGKGPAHWKVFYDTLDKYPTTGPIPAPPQQAAVETALMKNVSLAVSGDERQLKQALESMQRDLELALRRQS
- a CDS encoding carbohydrate ABC transporter permease; this translates as MSTTIPRRERPKQPAKAAKPGTPATSQTAYGRHSQRWLAWIFLAPTILGMGLFTLVPIAASVVLAFFRWDIISAPTFVGFDNFAEVVQDPTVRVSFLNTIAFVIVAVALQLGLALALAVMVQEKMPAWLRTFFRSAFFFPLILSAASVSIFMRYLFNEQFGVVNWFLSLAGIPAVPWLTTPGGSAAVVILVYVWQNFGFSFLLFIGGLASIPVETYEAAALDGATGWRKHVYVTLPLLSPTTLLASVMAIISALQVFDQTYVLTRGGPGDSTRTAVMVIFESAFQRLEFGEASAIGVILTLIIMAITAAQFRLSKRFVFYQ
- a CDS encoding glycoside hydrolase family 32 protein: MSSPDLAAADFASLAAAHPDPAFPHFHPRPAQGWINDPNGVSHLNGRYHVFFQYNPASARHHKIAWGHLSSADLVRWEEHPVALRPQDGGPDEYGCWTGVVTDDGGVPTAAYSGVRGDGGHSQVVISRGSADLVSWTQDGHVAASMPADPMVTAVRDPFIFRFNGKRYAMQGAGLASGHAALLLYTVEDLADWKYQGIWLTSENPVAAARTPAEIWECPQLVRVPSVSSAESGPGSGGDASSGDAWVMMFSLWLSGDGHEHANGVGHLIGSLAEDPATGLPVFSPETGGKSDLGRDFYAPQIVQLQDGAGAGGAGAGAPAAPVSSSALAALAEPKALLWGWANEGPGRDGRRGRSQEQIDAAGWAGVLTHPRLLSVVDGALAVAPAPEVDAYRGAQLAAQAAGSVELPAYAEAVVTARSGGPAALAADAVVELSLVADGSTEAEQVVFSGTLAAGEELRVFVDASLVEVYRSGSVATTLRAYPAPGERWVLRLPEGAAADVWQLAQPR
- a CDS encoding phosphatase PAP2 family protein — its product is MTIPRQAPPRTPARPSPGSGFMFAFAWLACVVGLIATYYYFVQTTTGQFIDESALVEAMDIHGPAGKAATEFLDWLPTISLVVAAVVVLFVTVIRRRWSAAGIAVTACIGANIATQVLKEVLPARPDKGVVTLELNSLPSGHTTLAASAAAAVFLMASPRWRPLAGFVGGTFAIASGVSTLINQWHRPADVVAAFLLVGAFMIPAGWLIVRNGAAWNVWDGFDKHVGSAKIWLTLPVVIGLASAGVAVYSLAKIAAGPLQDDSTTNYFWAGISLIVIAGYLATVATTSLFAYAARRRDAPTR